Proteins encoded within one genomic window of Variovorax sp. OAS795:
- a CDS encoding thiamine pyrophosphate-binding protein, giving the protein MTSSRTGGQILVDQLITHGVEQLFCVPGESFLAVLDALHDASIEVTVCRQEGGATMMAEAQGKLTGKPGVCFVTRGPGATNAAAGVHIAHQDSTPLLLFVGQVAREALGREAFQELDYGAVFGTMAKWVVQIDDPARVPELVSRAFHVATSGRPGPVVIALPEDMLTEAAAVADAQPYAVTETYPGAAQIAELQRRLSEAERPVVILGGSRWSEAATRQFAAFAEAFSLPVYCSFRRQMLLSAEHPSYAGDLGLGANPRLLERIRNADLVLLAGGRLSEVPSQGYELLAIPQPKQALVHVHADADELGKLYRPALAIHATPQAFAEAVSALRPVSAPAWAAETRTAREDFLRWSDPAPIRIPGPLQMGEVMQHLREVLPADTIFCNGAGNFATWVHRFWPFRAFASQLAPTSGSMGYGLPAGVGAKRLWPQREVVVFAGDGDFMMHGQEFATAVQYGLPILVVLLDNAMYGTIRMHQEKHYPGRISATELKNPDFRGYAEVFGGHGERVTRTDEFGPALARARASGKPAILHCLLDPEAITPGSTLQSIRKAALAAG; this is encoded by the coding sequence ATGACTTCTTCCCGCACCGGCGGCCAGATCCTGGTCGACCAGCTCATCACCCATGGCGTCGAGCAGCTCTTCTGCGTGCCCGGCGAAAGCTTTCTCGCGGTGCTCGACGCGCTGCACGACGCATCGATCGAGGTGACGGTATGCCGCCAGGAAGGCGGCGCCACGATGATGGCCGAGGCGCAGGGCAAGCTCACGGGCAAGCCCGGCGTGTGCTTCGTCACGCGCGGGCCGGGCGCCACCAACGCGGCAGCCGGCGTGCACATCGCGCACCAGGATTCGACGCCGCTGCTGCTCTTCGTCGGCCAGGTGGCGCGAGAGGCGCTGGGCCGCGAAGCCTTCCAGGAGCTGGACTACGGCGCGGTGTTCGGCACCATGGCCAAGTGGGTGGTGCAGATCGACGATCCGGCGCGCGTGCCCGAGCTCGTCTCGCGCGCCTTCCACGTCGCGACCTCGGGCCGGCCCGGTCCTGTGGTGATCGCACTGCCGGAAGACATGCTGACCGAAGCCGCCGCGGTGGCCGATGCGCAGCCCTATGCCGTCACCGAAACCTACCCCGGCGCGGCGCAGATCGCCGAGCTGCAGCGGCGCCTGTCCGAGGCCGAGCGGCCGGTGGTCATCCTGGGCGGCAGCCGCTGGTCCGAAGCCGCGACGCGGCAGTTCGCGGCGTTTGCCGAGGCGTTCTCGCTGCCGGTCTACTGCTCGTTCCGCCGCCAGATGCTGCTGTCGGCCGAGCATCCCTCGTATGCCGGCGACCTGGGGCTGGGCGCCAATCCGCGCCTGCTCGAGCGCATCCGCAATGCCGACCTGGTGCTGCTGGCGGGCGGGCGCCTGTCCGAAGTGCCCTCGCAAGGCTATGAGCTGCTCGCCATTCCGCAGCCGAAGCAGGCGCTGGTGCATGTGCACGCCGATGCCGACGAGCTCGGCAAGCTGTATCGGCCGGCGCTGGCCATCCACGCCACGCCGCAGGCATTCGCCGAGGCGGTGTCAGCGTTGCGCCCTGTTTCGGCGCCCGCCTGGGCCGCCGAGACCAGGACCGCGCGCGAAGACTTCCTGCGCTGGAGCGATCCGGCGCCGATCCGCATTCCGGGCCCCTTGCAGATGGGCGAGGTGATGCAGCACCTGCGCGAGGTGCTGCCGGCCGACACCATCTTCTGCAACGGCGCAGGCAACTTCGCAACCTGGGTGCACCGCTTCTGGCCGTTCCGCGCGTTCGCGAGCCAGCTGGCACCCACCAGCGGGTCGATGGGCTACGGCCTGCCCGCGGGCGTGGGCGCCAAGCGCCTGTGGCCGCAGCGCGAGGTGGTGGTGTTCGCGGGCGACGGCGACTTCATGATGCATGGCCAGGAGTTCGCCACGGCCGTGCAGTACGGCCTTCCGATCCTCGTGGTGCTGCTGGACAACGCCATGTACGGCACCATCCGCATGCACCAGGAAAAGCACTATCCCGGCCGCATCAGCGCAACCGAGCTCAAGAACCCCGACTTCCGCGGCTATGCCGAGGTGTTCGGCGGCCATGGCGAACGCGTCACCCGCACCGACGAATTCGGCCCCGCGCTGGCGCGTGCGCGTGCCAGCGGCAAGCCCGCGATCCTGCATTGCCTGCTCGATCCGGAGGCCATCACGCCGGGCAGCACGCTGCAGTCGATCCGCAAGGCCGCGCTGGCTGCAGGCTGA